A region of the Geomonas subterranea genome:
TCGGCGTAGGGGACCGGGCTCGGGTGCAGTCCAGCGGCGACCAGGCCGGCGATGTGGGCCATGTCCACCATGACCACGGCGCCCACCTTGTCGGCGATGCGACGGAAGGCCTCGAAGTCGATGACGCGCGGGTACGCGGAGGCGCCCACCACGATCATCTTCGGTTTGTGCTCGACGGCGAGACGCTCGCACTCCTCGTAGTCGATGGTCTGGGTCTCCTGGGAGACGCCGTAGGGAACGATGTTGAACAGCTTCCCGGAGAAGTTGACCGGGGAGCCGTGGGTGAGGTGCCCGCCGTGGGCGAGGTTCATGCCCAGCACGGTGTCGCCCGGCTTCAGCACGGAGAAGTAGACCGCCATGTTGGCCTGCGAACCGGAGTGCGGCTGGACATTGACGTGGTCGGCACCGAACAGTTCCTTGGCGCGCTCGATGGCGAGGTTCTCGACCTTGTCGACCTCGTGGCAGCCGCCGTAGTAACGCTTGCCGGGGTACCCCTCGGCGTACTTGTTGGTGAGGACCGAGCCCTGGGCCTCGAGCACCGCCTGGGATACGAAGTTCTCCGAGGCGATCAGTTCGAGGTTGTACTCCTGGCGCTCAGTCTCGTGCCTGATGACTTCCGCCACTGCCGGGTCGAATGTTTCAAGTACTGACATGTCTGATTTCTCCTAGTCGAATTGCTGTTGAAATGAGAAAACGGGACTCTGGGAGTCCCGTCTTTACTTCGATCGTTTTTCTTTCCAGTGCCGCTTTACCTTTGCGCTCGCTATGGTTACCGCATCATCCCTTGAGTTCGCGCTCCAGTTCGGCGATCTTGTCCAGGCGCTTCTGGTGCCTGCCCGCAGCGAACTCGGTGTCGAGCCAGGCCGCCACCATCTCCCGGGCCGTCCCGGTCTCCAGGACGCGGCCGCCCAGGACCAGGATGTTGGCGTTGTTGTGCTCCTTGGCCATGGTCGCCATGAAGACATCGGTGGCCAGCGCCGCGCGGATGCCGGGGAACTTGTTGGCCACGATGGACATGCCGATGCCGGTGCCGCAGACCAGGATCCCCTTCTCGGCGCTCCCCTCGGAGACGCGGCGCGAGACCGCTATCCCGAAGTCGGGGTAGTCGACGGAATCGCCGTTGTGGGTGCCGAGGTCTTCGCAGGGAAGGCCACGCTCTTCGAGCAGTTTCCTGATCTCGTTCTTCAG
Encoded here:
- the glyA gene encoding serine hydroxymethyltransferase, which encodes MSVLETFDPAVAEVIRHETERQEYNLELIASENFVSQAVLEAQGSVLTNKYAEGYPGKRYYGGCHEVDKVENLAIERAKELFGADHVNVQPHSGSQANMAVYFSVLKPGDTVLGMNLAHGGHLTHGSPVNFSGKLFNIVPYGVSQETQTIDYEECERLAVEHKPKMIVVGASAYPRVIDFEAFRRIADKVGAVVMVDMAHIAGLVAAGLHPSPVPYAEFVTTTTHKTLRGPRGGMIMCREDWAKTLNSNIFPGIQGGPLMHVIAAKAVAFKEALTPEFKQYQQQIVKNAQALAAGLMSRGFKLTSGGTDNHLMLVDLSQTELTGKVAEEALDRAGITVNKNGIPFDTRSPFITSGIRIGTPAATSHGLKEAEMEQVAGFIAEVLGNVGDEAKLAAVKTQVNALMKRFPMYADRLK
- the rpiB gene encoding ribose 5-phosphate isomerase B; this translates as MIVLGSDHGGLDLKNEIRKLLEERGLPCEDLGTHNGDSVDYPDFGIAVSRRVSEGSAEKGILVCGTGIGMSIVANKFPGIRAALATDVFMATMAKEHNNANILVLGGRVLETGTAREMVAAWLDTEFAAGRHQKRLDKIAELERELKG